The Phaeobacter sp. A36a-5a genomic interval AATCGGCGGCACCGTCGGCGACATCGAGGGGCTGCCCTTCTTTGAAGCGATACGCCAGTTCGCCAATGACAAGGCGCGTGGCCAGTGTATCTTCATGCACCTGACCCTCCTGCCCTATATCAAGGCCTCCGGCGAGCTGAAGACCAAGCCGACCCAGCACTCGGTGAAGGAGCTGCGCTCCATCGGTCTGGCACCGGATATCCTGGTTTGCCGCTCCGAAGGGCCGATCCCGCACAAGGAACGCGAAAAACTGGCGCTGTTCTGCAATGTGCGCGCCGACAGCGTGATTGCCGCGCAGGATCTGAAGTCCATCTACGAGGCCCCGCTGGCCTATCACCGCGAAGGTCTCGATCAGGCGGTTCTGGATGCCTTTGGCATTGCGCCGGCCCCGAAACCCAATCTGACCCGCTGGGAAGATGTGGCCGATCGCATCTACAACCCCGAAGGCGAGGTCAAAATCGCCATCGTCGGCAAATACACCCAGCTGGAAGACGCCTATAAGTCCATCGCCGAGGCGCTGACCCATGGCGGCATGTCCAACCGCGTGAAGGTAAAGATCGAATGGGTCGATGCCGAGCTGTTCGACAAGGAAGACGCCGCCCCCTACCTGCAAGGCTATAACGCCATTCTGGTGCCCGGCGGCTTTGGCGAGCGCGGCACCGAGGGCAAGATCAAGGCCGCGCAATATGCGCGCGAGCACAAGCTGCCCTATCTCGGCATCTGTCTGGGTATGCAGATGGCCGTCATCGAGGCTGCGCGCAATGTCGCGGGCATCGCGGAGGCAGGCTCCGAGGAATTCGACCATGAGGCAGGCAAGAAACGCTTTGAACCGGTGGTCTATCACCTGAAGGAATGGGTGCAGGGCAACCACACCGTGGCGCGCAAGGTCGATGACGACAAAGGCGGCACCATGCGTCTGGGCTCCTACAACGCCACGCTGGCCGAAGGCTCCAAGGTGGCTGAGGTCTATGGCACCACCCGGATCGAGGAACGCCACCGTCACCGCTATGAGGTGGACACCAAATACCGCGAGCAGCTGGAAGCCTGTGGCCTGAAATTCTCCGGCATGTCGCCGGATGGTCGCCTGCCGGAAATCGTCGAATGGACGGATCACCCGTGGTTCATCGGCGTACAGTTCCACCCCGAGCTGAAGTCGAAACCGTTTGAGCCGCATCCGCTGTTCGACGATTTCGTCCGCGCCGCCAAGGAAGCCTCGCGGCTGGTCTGACCGGCACAGCGCCCGGCGCATCGGGCCTGACTGAAACACACCAAAAGGCAGACCACCCCGGTCTGCCTTTTTTGCGTGCGAACGCCTGACGGATATGCCTGCCTGCGATGTTTCGCCGAACCGCCGCCCGGTCGCGTCACTGTTAGCGGAGGCGTTAGCGCAACCACTTGATACAGATAGTTGTTTCCTGCCGCAGGCGCGGTATAGACGATGCCAGACAGACAATCCCTTTTCGTGGAGACCCGACCTATGGCGCAAGAAACCTCGACCCAGACTGCTCAGCTCGATCGCATCGCAAACGGCAAGGGCTTCATTGCGGCGCTCGATCAGTCCGGCGGGTCCACCCCGAAGGCGCTGGCGCTTTATGGCGTGACCGAAGACGCCTACAGCAATGACGACGAGATGTTCGGCGAAATCCAGAAAATGCGCGCCCGCATCATCACCGCACCGGATTTCAACAGCGAAAAGATCCTCGGCGCGATCCTGTTTGAAAAAACCATGGATGCCGAAATCGACGGCATCCCGGTGCCCGCCTACCTGTGGGACAACTGCGGCGTTGTGCCGTTCCTCAAGGTCGACAAGGGCCTCGCGGATAAGGCGGACGACGCCCAGACCATGAAACCGATGCCCGATCTTGATCAGCTGCTGTCGCGCGCGGTAAAGGCCGGGATTTTCGGCACCAAGATGCGCTCGGTGATCAAGGGCGCCAATGCCACCGGCATCAAGAACGTCGTCGGCCAGCAGTTCATCGTCGGCCGCCAGATTGCCGCTGCCGGTCTGCTGCCGATCATCGAACCCGAAGTGGACATCAACTCCGCCACCAAAGCCGAGGCGGAAACCCTGCTGAAGGCTGCGATTCTGGACGAGCTGAACGCCCTGCCCGCCGACACCAAAGTGGCGCTGAAACTGACCATCCCGACCGAGGCCGGTCTCTATGACGATCTCGCCGCCCATGCCAATGTGGTGCGCGTTGTTGCGCTGTCCGGCGGCTATACCACCGATGACGCCTGCGAAAAGCTGGCGAAGAACAGCACGATGATCGCCTCCTTCAGCCGCGCCCTGACCGAAGGTCTGAATGTCGCGATGAGCGACAGCGACTACAACGCAGCGCTTGGCTCCAACATCGACAAGATCTACCGCGCCTCGATCTGACGATCACGCCGCCCCTGACGGGGACAGACACCAAGGTAAAGAGCCGCGCCGGTCAGATCCCGGCGCGGCTCTCTTTCATTTCAGATCGAACTAACGTCGGGCTCAGTCGAATTTAGGCGCGCGGTTCTGCATCTGGGCGGCGACCACTTCCATCTGCTCAGGCTTGCCGATCAGACCGACCTGAACACGGGATTCCTCCAGCAGCACCTCGGCGCGATCCGCGCTGGCCTCGGCCGTCTCGATCAGCGTTTTTGCCGCGCGGATGGCGGCGGGGCTTTGCCCGGCGATCACTGTCGCCAGTTCATGGGCGCGGGCGATGGGATCCTCGGCCAGCTCGGTGACCAGCCCCCAGTCCAGCGCCTGCGGCGCCGACACTTTCTCCGCCGTATAGGTCAGCCGCCGCAGCACATCGGAGCGCAGCAGCCGCGGCAAGAGCACCATGCCGCCCATATCCGGCACGATCCCCCATTTCATCTCCATGACCGAGAACCGCGCATCGGGCGCAGCAATGCGGATATCGGCCCCCAGCGCCAGTTGCAGCCCGCCGCCAAAGGCCACGCCATTGATCGCCGCAATCACCGGCATCGGCAGGCGACGCCAGACCATTGCCACCTGCTGCACCTGATTGGCATCGCCATGAGAGCGGCTCATCAGCCACTCTGTCGGGTCTTTCATCCCCATCTGGGCAAAGCTCATCAGATCAAGGCCGGCGCAGAACGCCTTGCCCTCGCCCGAGAGCACAACCACCCGCGCCTTGCTGTCCATCAGGCTTTCGCCAGCGGCAATGATCTCTTCGATCATCTGGCTGTCCAGCGCGTTCATCTTGTCACCGCGGGTCAATGTCACCCGTGCAATATGGTCTTCGATCTCTACCGATACCCGTGCCATCTCGGCGCCCTCCTTCTTGGAATTTCCGTTGGCGGCAGACTGCCCCGGATCCCGGCAGTGATCCAGCGTAACGCCGGGGCAAAGCGACGCGCTTGCCCGGACGCACCGGATCACGTTATCTCAGCCCATGACACAGCCACGCTACACCCCGCTTGCCCACTCCCTCCCCGCCTCTGTCCCCTTTGTCGGGCCGGAAACCCAGGAGCGCCAGCGCGGCGCGCCCTTCACGGCGCGGCTGGGCGCGAATGAGAATATCTTTGGCCCCTCGCCCAAGGCGATTGCGGCCATGCAGGCCTCGCTGGGCGAAATCTGGAAATATGGCGACGCCGAGAGCCATGACCTGCGCGAGGCGCTGGCCGCGTATCACGGTGTTGCGCCCCAGAACATCATGATCGGCGAAGGTATCGACGGGCTGCTCGGCTATCTGGTGCGGCTGCTGATTGGCGAAGGCGATGCGGTGGTGACCTCGCTTGGTGCCTATCCGACCTTCAACTACCATGTCGCGGGCTTTGGCGGCGTGTTGCATACCGTCCCTTACAAGGACGACCACGAAGACCCCGCCGCGCTCTTTGCAAAGGCGGCCGAGGTGGATGCCAATCTGGTCTACCTCGCCAATCCCGACAATCCGATGGGCAGCTGGCACAGCGGCGCTGATCTGCTGGCCGCGATGGACGCCCTACCAGAGGGCTGCCTGCTGCTGCTGGATGAGGCCTATATCGACTGCGCCCCCGAGGGCACTGCCCTGCCGATAGATATCGACGATCCCCGCGTGATCCGCACCCGGACGTTTTCCAAGGCCTATGGCATGGCCGGTGCGCGGGTGGGCTACGTGCTGGCAGAGGCCGGGCTGGTCAGCGCCTTCAACAAGGTGCGCAACCATTTCGGTATGAACCGCACCGCTCAGATCGGCGCATTGGCGGCCCTGCAGGATCAGGCGTGGCTGGCCGAGGTGCTGGGCCGCATTGCCACCGCACGCGACCGGATTGCGCAGATTGCCCGCGACAATGGGCTAACGCCCCTGCCCTCGGCCACCAATTTCGTGGCCATCGACTGTGGCAGTGACGGTGCCTTTGCCAAATCGGTGCTGGAGGGTCTGGTGGATCAGGGCGTGTTTGTGCGGATGCCCTTTGCGGCGCCGCAAAACCGCTGCATCCGGGTCAGCTGCGGGCCGGAGGATCAGCTGGACGCCTTTGCCCGCGCGCTGCCCCTCGCGCTGGAGCGGGCGCGCAACGGCTGAGGCTGCGTCAGGGCCTGCTGCGGATCACCCGCAGCAGCTGCCTCTCTCTGATGTGTCTGCAACAGATGCCGCGCCACCCCCGGCGATCACCTGTGAGGCCGCCTCCAGCGCGCCGGATCCATGCGGGATCTCCAGCGCCTTCAGACCGGCATCAACCCCGCCCAGCAGCCCCATGATCATCTGACCGTTCACATGGCCCATATGGCCCAGCCGCAGGAACCCGTGCCACTCAGGGCTGTTCGGCGGCGCCATGCCAAGGCCGATGCCCAGCGTCAGCCCAAGGGTCTGTTCCACCCAATTGCGCAGGCGCGTGCCGCGATCGCCACCGATGTGCAGCGATGTGACCGCGTTTGACCGCAAAGCGACCTCCTGCACATTCATCCGCAGCGGGCCACCTTCGCCCCAGCGGTCACAGGCCGCCCAGATCGCCTGCGCCAACAGGTGATGGCGCGCCCAGACGGCCTCCATCCCCTCACCGTGGATCAGATCCAGTGCGGCCCGCAGACCATAGAGGTGATGCGTGGGCGCGGTGCCGCCGAAATACTGGTAGAATTCCTCCGGGTTGGCACGCGGCTGCCAGTCCCAATAGCGGCTGACCCGTGGCAGGCGGGCGCGGGCCTCCGCCGCCTTTGGCCCGAAGAAGACAAACCCCATGCCCGCAGGCACCATCAGCCCCTTCTGGCAGGCCGAGACCATCACATCCACGCCCCAGTCGTCCATCTCGAACCGGTCACAGCCAAGCGAGGCAATGCAGTCGACCATCAACAGCGCCGGGTGGCCGCAGGCATCCAGTGCCGCGCGCATTGCCGTCACATCATTGCGGATCGCGCTGGAGGTATCGACATGCACCGTCAGAACCGCCTTGATCCGATGGGCGGTATCGGCGGCGAGATGGCTGGAGATCTGGTCCATGTCCCAGGCCGAGCCGGTGCCGAAATACAAAAGCTCCACCTTGATGCCGAGCGCCTCCGCCATTTCCGACCAGCCAATGCCAAAACGGCCCGAGGCGGCGACCAGCACGGTGTCACCCGGCTGAAGGGTGTTCAGCAACGCCGCTTCCCAGGCGCCGTGACCGTTGGAGATATAGATCGCCACATCATGATCGGTGCGCGCCACCCGGCGCAGGTCCGGGATCAGGGTTGCCGTCATCTCCACCAGTTCACCGGCGTAGATATTCGGCGACGGGCGGTGCATCGCCTGCAACACCGCATCCGGCATGACCGAGGGGCCGGGAATGGCCAGATATCCGCGTCCCGCGGCAAGGGAAACACCCGCTGTCATGCTGCACTCCTATGTTTATCTGGGCAAACTGTGACGCGCGTCTGCGGTGGCTGCAACCCCTTGCAACGGCGCCGCACGCGCATTTGACGCAGCGGTTTTTACCGCCGCCCAGAGCTGGCCCATCGGCTGCGAAACCCGCGCCATGCTTGCACCTTTTTCCCCAGCTGCTTAAATGGCTCAGGCCTGACGTGGATGTCAGCGCCAGAAAAAACCACATCGGTTGTGATCCTTGCCCCAGACTGACCCCAAGACGACGCCCCCATCCGCAACGCCGGACACGCCGGACGCCCCTGCGGTGGATGCCGCCCCCTCGCCCAGGCGGGCGGTGGCACCCGCCACGGCAGAGGCCCCGGCCATCAAGTCAAAGCCCGAGCACATGTCCTCGCGCGAGCTGCTGGGCTGGCTGTGGCGCGGCTATCTGCGCCATTACATGGGCCTTCTGGGACTGGCGATCGTCTTCATGCTGATCGAAGGCGGCACCGTCGGCGGCCTCAGCTACATGATGCAGCCGATGTTCGATCTGGTGTTTGTGGCGGGCAATACCACGGCGCTGTTCTGGGTCAGCCTGGCGTTTCTGATCATCTTCTCCATGCGCGGGATTTCCAGCGTCTGTCAGAAGGTCATTCTCAGCAAGATTTCCCAGACCTCCGCCGCCCATATGCGCAAGGACATGCTGGCGCGGCTGATCCGGCAGGATCCGTCCTTTCATCAGGTGAACCCGCCCGGTTTCCTGATCCAGCGGGTGCAGAGCGATGTGATGGCGATCAATTCGGTCTGGCAGGCGCTGATCACCGGTGCCGGCCGCGATGTCACGCAGATGGTGGCCGTTCTGGCTGTGGCGATCAGCGTTGACTGGCGCTGGACCGCGATCATGCTGGTCGGCCTACCGATGCTGCTGTTGCCGCTGGCCGCCGTACAGCGCTATGTGCGGCGCAAGGCCTCGCAGGCGCGCGATCTGGGGGCCTCGCTGTCGACCCGGCTCGACGAGATCTTTCACGGGATCGTGCCGATCAAGCTGAACAATCTCGAAGACTACCAGACTGACCGTTTCGGCGGCCATATGGACCAGTTTGTCCGCTCCGAAGTGCGCGCCTCTTTTGGTGTGGCCTCAACCACCGGGATGATCGACATCATGGCCGGCTTGGGCGTGATGGGCGTGGTGCTTTATGGCGGCGCCGAGATCATCGAGGGCAAGAAGACCGTGGGCGAGTTCATGAGCTTTTTCACCGCCATCGGTCTGGCCTTTGACCCGATGCGCCGGTTGGCCTCGATCAGCGGCACCTGGCAGGCCGCGGCCGCCGCCATGGAACGCATCAAGGAACTGATGGACTCGCCGATCAAACTGGTGTCGCCGGAGACGCCGGTGCCCGCCCCCAATGGCCTGCCCGAGGTGGCGCTGAGCGATGTCACCCTGCGCTATGGCGACTCGGATGTGTTGCGCGAACTGTCGCTGGTGGCAGAGGCCGGCAAGACCACCGCGCTGGTTGGCGCCTCCGGGGCCGGGAAATCCACCATCTTCAACCTGCTCACCCGGCTGGTGGACCCGCAGGAAGGAGCAGTGACCGTGGGCGGCGTCGCCGTGCGGGACATGGATCTGGATGATCTGCGCGGGCTGTTCTCGGTGGTGACCCAAGAGGCGCTGCTGTTTGACGAGACCCTGCGCGAAAACATCCTGCTGGGGCGCACTGATGTGAGTGATGAGCGGCTGCAGGAGGTTCTGGAAGCCTCGCATGTGGCCGATTTCCTGCCAAAGCTCGCCAATGGGCTGGATACGCTGGTGGGTCCGCGTGGCTCGGCCCTGTCCGGTGGCCAGCGTCAGCGGGTGGTGATTGCCCGCGCGTTGCTGCGTGACACGCCGATCCTGCTGCTGGATGAAGCAACCTCGGCGCTGGATGCGCAATCTGAAAAGGTAGTGCAACAGGCGCTGGAGAAACTCTCGGGTGGGCGCACCACGCTGGTGATCGCACACCGGCTGTCGACCATCCGCAATGCCGACAAGATCGTGGTGATGGAACGTGGCCGTGTGATGGATCAGGGCACCCACGAGGAACTGCTGGAGCGTGGCGGCATCTATGCCGATCTCTACCGGTTGCAGTTTCAGGACGGCAAAACGCTGGTGGACCGAGCAGGCGTCGCCGCGCAGGCGCCCAGACAGTTCAGCGAAGGCGGCGACCAGCCGCGCTGGTTCCAGAAACTGGCCCGGCGCATGTTCGGCTAGGCCTTGCCCACTTCGCGACCTACATTGCCTTCGTGATCTTTCAGGAGCCTGACCCATGACCAACCGCCGCATCCTGCGTCTTTCCGGCGCTGACACCCGCGACTTCCTTCAGGGGTTGATCACCAATGATGTCGCCAAGGTGGATCAGGGGCTGGTCTATGCCGCCCTGCTGACCCCGCAGGGCAAATATCTGGCGGATTTCTTTGTCGCCGCTGATGGCGATGACCTGCTGGTGGACGTGGACGAAAGCCTCGCCGCGGGGCTGGCGAAACGGCTGACAATGTACCGGCTGCGCGCCAAGGTCACCATCGAGGAAACCGATCTGGCCGTGCGCCGGGGCACCGGGCCGGCGCCTGAGGGCGCGCTGGCGGATCCGCGCCACCCGGATCTGGGCTGGCGCGCCTATGGCACCGAAAGCGGCGAGGACGGCAGCAACTGGGACGCCATCCGGGTCGCCCATTGCATCCCCGAAACCGGCATCGAGCTGGGGCCGGAGAGCTACATTCTGGAAGCCGGGTTTGAGCGGCTGAACGGCGTCGATTTCCGCAAGGGCTGCTATGTCGGCCAGGAGGTCACCGCCCGGATGAAACACAAGACCACCCTGCGCAAGGGTCTTTCCACCGTCGCCATCGAGGGCAGCGCGCCCATCGGCACCGAGATCCGCCGCGCCGACAAAGCCGTCGGGACGCTGTTCACCCAGTCGGGCGAACACGCGATTGCCTATCTGCGATTCGACCGTGCGGGCGACGATATGTGTGCGCAGGACGCACGGGTTCACTGGCAGGTTAAGACCTGAGGCGATTCCGTGGCCGCCACCCGAGATCGTGACGCGACGTCATATCGGGAGCGCGGCCTCGGGCGGCTATGTCTCAGACATCATTTCACGAGGATAATTTCATGCGATTGCTCCCCTGCCTTGCCCTGACGCTGCTGCCCCTGCCCGCGTTTTCCAGTGACTACTGGGAATATCAGGACTGGTCCGTCGCCGCCGATATGCGCGTCACCGAAGAGCACGATTGGCGCGATTGCACCGCCTGGACCGGCGGCGACGGGCTGCCGCTGCTGCGCCTCACGGTGACCGAAGGCGATGTCGGCCCGCCCGAAACCTATCCCCAGCTTGAGCTGTTTGAGAGCGCCGCGCGCCATTATCCGACGCAGGTTCAGAACGGTCAGGCCATCGGCTTTATCATCGACCAGAAGGCGGTGTTCTACGGTATCGCCGATGCCGAGATCAACGAGGAAGGCATTGCCGAAGCGCGCGCCATGGTCCGCTGGATGGATGCGCTGAACACCATTCTCTGGATGCAGGACGGCGATCGGATGGAGGTGCGGACCGTGGTGCCCTATGGCGCGGGCGAGATGGTTCTGGATGCCTCTCTGGCCGGGTTCACCGCTGCCTATGGCAAGATGATGGACGAATGCGGCCACAGCCTAGAACTGCGCAAGATTGAAATCGACTACAACTGATCGGCTCTGCCATCTGTTGTGACACCATGAAAAACCCCCGCAGGACAGCCTGCGGGGGTTTTCATTTGCTGAAGTTGTTGGCGCTAACCGTTTAGGCGCGCTCAGAATATTCCATGGTCTCGGTATTGACGACGATCATCTCATCCTGACCAACAAAGGGCGGCACCATGACCTTGACGCCATTGTCCAGGATCGCAGGCTTGAAAGAGTTGGCAGCGGTCTGACCTTTGACCACCGGCTCGGTCTCGACAATCTTGCAGGTGACTTTCTGCGGCAGCGTTGCGTTCAGCGCCTCGGATTCATGGAATTCCACAACGATGGTCATGCCGTCCTGAAGGAACGGGCGGCGATCGCCCAGCAGGTCGGCGGGCAGCTCGATCTGCTCATAGGTTTCGGCATCCATGAACACCAGCATGCCGTCGCTCTCATAGAGGAACTGCTGGTCCTTCTGTTCCAGACGGACCTTTTCGACCTTGTCGGCGGAGCGGAACCGCTCGTTCAGTTTTGAGCCGTTGCGCAGGTTGCGCATCTCGACCTGGGCAAAGGCGCCGCCCTTGCCGGGCTTCACGTGATCGACTTTGACAGCGGCCCACAGACCGCCGTTGTGTTCGAGAACATTGCCGGGGCGGATCTCGTTACCGTTGATTTTGGGCATGACAAAAATCCCTCTCGGGTGGTTGATGAACTGTTAACCGCCCCTATATCTGGCAGGGAGTCGGCTGGCAAGACAACGATATGTCGTGTGAGGGACCGGGGAGCCATGCAAATTGCGCATAAAAGATATGCGTATGAAGGCTATCCGAATCGTCACAATTCCGCCATAAGGAGCGCTACGCCGAAATTGCAATAGCAAGAACAAAAAGGAAGCACGATGCGAGATTTCGTTGACGGCACCGCATATAACAACGAGCAAGGCAACCGGGCACGCAAGCTGTTTGCGGCGGTGGTATTGGCTGCGCTGGACGATGCGATTGCTGATGACAAGAAATACGGTAACGGCCCCGAGCAGATCGCTCGGTGGGCACGGTCGCGCGACGGGCGCGAAGTGCTGAGCTGTGCAGGCATCGACCCGAACGAACGTGTGGTCGGCGGCCTGATGGAATTTGTGGGCCGGGGTGTCCGTACCTCTGTTGCACTGTCGCGCGAAGAGAGCGAACGCCGCAACGCGGCACAGGCCGAAGCGGCCTGATCAGACCTGCCAGTCTGACGGACAGTTAACCGTCAAAGAAAAGCGCGTCCTGGGGGGCGCGTTTTTTCTTTTGGCGATGGCGGTTTCATGGCGAAATCGGCCGCTCGCCGGGCTTTTCATGGCCCGAAAAATCCGCCATGGCTGACAGGTGACAGATCACACCAGCAACAGCGGGAAAGAGGCGGCCATGACAGCACGGGCCATCATGATCCAAGGCACCGGCAGCAATGTCGGCAAATCAATGATTGTCGCGGGGCTGGCGCGTGCCTTTGTGCGCCGGGGCCTGTCAGTGGCGCCATTCAAACCGCAGAACATGTCCAACAATGCCGCGGTCACG includes:
- a CDS encoding ABC transporter ATP-binding protein — translated: MSSRELLGWLWRGYLRHYMGLLGLAIVFMLIEGGTVGGLSYMMQPMFDLVFVAGNTTALFWVSLAFLIIFSMRGISSVCQKVILSKISQTSAAHMRKDMLARLIRQDPSFHQVNPPGFLIQRVQSDVMAINSVWQALITGAGRDVTQMVAVLAVAISVDWRWTAIMLVGLPMLLLPLAAVQRYVRRKASQARDLGASLSTRLDEIFHGIVPIKLNNLEDYQTDRFGGHMDQFVRSEVRASFGVASTTGMIDIMAGLGVMGVVLYGGAEIIEGKKTVGEFMSFFTAIGLAFDPMRRLASISGTWQAAAAAMERIKELMDSPIKLVSPETPVPAPNGLPEVALSDVTLRYGDSDVLRELSLVAEAGKTTALVGASGAGKSTIFNLLTRLVDPQEGAVTVGGVAVRDMDLDDLRGLFSVVTQEALLFDETLRENILLGRTDVSDERLQEVLEASHVADFLPKLANGLDTLVGPRGSALSGGQRQRVVIARALLRDTPILLLDEATSALDAQSEKVVQQALEKLSGGRTTLVIAHRLSTIRNADKIVVMERGRVMDQGTHEELLERGGIYADLYRLQFQDGKTLVDRAGVAAQAPRQFSEGGDQPRWFQKLARRMFG
- a CDS encoding fructose bisphosphate aldolase; translated protein: MAQETSTQTAQLDRIANGKGFIAALDQSGGSTPKALALYGVTEDAYSNDDEMFGEIQKMRARIITAPDFNSEKILGAILFEKTMDAEIDGIPVPAYLWDNCGVVPFLKVDKGLADKADDAQTMKPMPDLDQLLSRAVKAGIFGTKMRSVIKGANATGIKNVVGQQFIVGRQIAAAGLLPIIEPEVDINSATKAEAETLLKAAILDELNALPADTKVALKLTIPTEAGLYDDLAAHANVVRVVALSGGYTTDDACEKLAKNSTMIASFSRALTEGLNVAMSDSDYNAALGSNIDKIYRASI
- a CDS encoding DUF6280 family protein yields the protein MRDFVDGTAYNNEQGNRARKLFAAVVLAALDDAIADDKKYGNGPEQIARWARSRDGREVLSCAGIDPNERVVGGLMEFVGRGVRTSVALSREESERRNAAQAEAA
- the ygfZ gene encoding CAF17-like 4Fe-4S cluster assembly/insertion protein YgfZ, encoding MTNRRILRLSGADTRDFLQGLITNDVAKVDQGLVYAALLTPQGKYLADFFVAADGDDLLVDVDESLAAGLAKRLTMYRLRAKVTIEETDLAVRRGTGPAPEGALADPRHPDLGWRAYGTESGEDGSNWDAIRVAHCIPETGIELGPESYILEAGFERLNGVDFRKGCYVGQEVTARMKHKTTLRKGLSTVAIEGSAPIGTEIRRADKAVGTLFTQSGEHAIAYLRFDRAGDDMCAQDARVHWQVKT
- a CDS encoding pyridoxal-phosphate-dependent aminotransferase family protein, with the protein product MTAGVSLAAGRGYLAIPGPSVMPDAVLQAMHRPSPNIYAGELVEMTATLIPDLRRVARTDHDVAIYISNGHGAWEAALLNTLQPGDTVLVAASGRFGIGWSEMAEALGIKVELLYFGTGSAWDMDQISSHLAADTAHRIKAVLTVHVDTSSAIRNDVTAMRAALDACGHPALLMVDCIASLGCDRFEMDDWGVDVMVSACQKGLMVPAGMGFVFFGPKAAEARARLPRVSRYWDWQPRANPEEFYQYFGGTAPTHHLYGLRAALDLIHGEGMEAVWARHHLLAQAIWAACDRWGEGGPLRMNVQEVALRSNAVTSLHIGGDRGTRLRNWVEQTLGLTLGIGLGMAPPNSPEWHGFLRLGHMGHVNGQMIMGLLGGVDAGLKALEIPHGSGALEAASQVIAGGGAASVADTSERGSCCG
- a CDS encoding crotonase/enoyl-CoA hydratase family protein: MARVSVEIEDHIARVTLTRGDKMNALDSQMIEEIIAAGESLMDSKARVVVLSGEGKAFCAGLDLMSFAQMGMKDPTEWLMSRSHGDANQVQQVAMVWRRLPMPVIAAINGVAFGGGLQLALGADIRIAAPDARFSVMEMKWGIVPDMGGMVLLPRLLRSDVLRRLTYTAEKVSAPQALDWGLVTELAEDPIARAHELATVIAGQSPAAIRAAKTLIETAEASADRAEVLLEESRVQVGLIGKPEQMEVVAAQMQNRAPKFD
- a CDS encoding CTP synthase, with the protein product MARFIFITGGVVSSLGKGLASAALGALLQARGYSVRLRKLDPYLNVDPGTMSPFEHGEVFVTDDGAETDLDLGHYERFTGVAARKTDSVSSGRIYSNVLEKERRGDYLGKTIQVIPHVTNEIKDFISIGEDEVDFMLCEIGGTVGDIEGLPFFEAIRQFANDKARGQCIFMHLTLLPYIKASGELKTKPTQHSVKELRSIGLAPDILVCRSEGPIPHKEREKLALFCNVRADSVIAAQDLKSIYEAPLAYHREGLDQAVLDAFGIAPAPKPNLTRWEDVADRIYNPEGEVKIAIVGKYTQLEDAYKSIAEALTHGGMSNRVKVKIEWVDAELFDKEDAAPYLQGYNAILVPGGFGERGTEGKIKAAQYAREHKLPYLGICLGMQMAVIEAARNVAGIAEAGSEEFDHEAGKKRFEPVVYHLKEWVQGNHTVARKVDDDKGGTMRLGSYNATLAEGSKVAEVYGTTRIEERHRHRYEVDTKYREQLEACGLKFSGMSPDGRLPEIVEWTDHPWFIGVQFHPELKSKPFEPHPLFDDFVRAAKEASRLV
- the efp gene encoding elongation factor P, giving the protein MPKINGNEIRPGNVLEHNGGLWAAVKVDHVKPGKGGAFAQVEMRNLRNGSKLNERFRSADKVEKVRLEQKDQQFLYESDGMLVFMDAETYEQIELPADLLGDRRPFLQDGMTIVVEFHESEALNATLPQKVTCKIVETEPVVKGQTAANSFKPAILDNGVKVMVPPFVGQDEMIVVNTETMEYSERA
- a CDS encoding pyridoxal phosphate-dependent aminotransferase: MTQPRYTPLAHSLPASVPFVGPETQERQRGAPFTARLGANENIFGPSPKAIAAMQASLGEIWKYGDAESHDLREALAAYHGVAPQNIMIGEGIDGLLGYLVRLLIGEGDAVVTSLGAYPTFNYHVAGFGGVLHTVPYKDDHEDPAALFAKAAEVDANLVYLANPDNPMGSWHSGADLLAAMDALPEGCLLLLDEAYIDCAPEGTALPIDIDDPRVIRTRTFSKAYGMAGARVGYVLAEAGLVSAFNKVRNHFGMNRTAQIGALAALQDQAWLAEVLGRIATARDRIAQIARDNGLTPLPSATNFVAIDCGSDGAFAKSVLEGLVDQGVFVRMPFAAPQNRCIRVSCGPEDQLDAFARALPLALERARNG